In Candidatus Manganitrophus morganii, the genomic window AGGTCGGCGTCGAAGCTGTACGCATCCTTCATGACGAATTCGCGCCCGCGCATCAAACCGAAACGGGGGCGGATTTCATCGCGGAATTTGGTCTGGATTTGGTAAAGATTGATCGGAAGCTGGCGGTACGATTTAACTTCGCGCCGGACCAGATCGGTGATGACCTCCTCATGCGTCGGACCAAGGCAGAAGTCGCGATCATGCCGGTCCTTGAGGCGCATCAGCTCCTTGCCGTACTGCTGCCACCGGCCGGTCTCCTGCCAAAGCTCCGCCGGCTGGAGCGCCGGCATCAAGATCTCCTGGGCGCCGGCGTGCTCCATCTCTTCCCGGACAATCTTCGCAACTTTAGAGAGAACACGGAGTCCCACCGGAAGAAAATTATAAATTCCGGCGGAAACTTTCCGGATCATCCCCGCCCGCATCATCAGGCGGTGGCTGATCACCTCCGCTTCGGTCGGATCTTCACGCAATGTCGGTATGAGAAGTTTGGAGTAACGCATCTTAAATCCAAGAAACGGGAGGAGGAAGGCGGTGGGCGCCTACCCCTTCCCCTCTTTCAAGGCCTTCCTCTCTTTAACTAACTGCTCCACCTCGAACAAAAGGACCGATTCCAGTTGCTCGGAAGGAACCTTCCGGATGATTTCGCCGTTTCGGAAAAGAAGCCCGACGCCGCGCCCGCCGGCAATGCCGATGTCGGCTTCTTTGCCCTCGCCGATGCCGTTCACAACGCAGCCGAGGACCGAGATGTCGATCGGCTCGGTGATGTGGCCGAGCTTCGATTCCAATGTCGCCGCCAGCTTGATCACGTCGATTTCAAGACGGCCGCAGGTCGGACAGGCGATGATATTGACCCCTCGTTTTCGAAGGTTGAGCGATTTGAGGATTTCGTAGCCGACGCGGACCTCTTCGGTGGAGTCGGCCGCCAAGGAGATCCGGATTGTATCCCCGATCCCTTCGGAGAGGAGAATGCCGATCCCGACAGACGACTTCACGGCGCCGGTTGCGGCGGTCCCCGCCTCGGTAATGCCGAGATGAAGGGGATAATCCGACTGCTTCGAGAAGAGCCGGTATGCCTCCACTGCCAGGCCGACATGCGAGGCCTTCAGCGAAACTTTTGTATCATAGAAGCCGAGCGACTCCAAAATCTCGATATGGCGCATCGCCGATTCGACCATCGCTTCGGCCGTCGGATAACCGTATTTTTCCAGAAGCTCCCGCTCCAGGGAGCCGGCGTTGACGCCGATCCGGATCGGCACCCCTTTGTCTTTCGCCATTTTGACGACACGTTCGACCCGCTCGCGCGACCCGATGTTGCCGGGATTCAATCGAAGCCCATCCACCCCCGCCTCCAGCGCGGCCATCGCGAGATGGTAGTCGAAATGAACATCGGCAATCAGCGGAATGCGGATTTGGGCGCGGATTTTCGGAAGGGCTTCGGCCGATTCTTTCTCTGGGACGGCGACGCGGACGATCTCACAACCGACCTCTTCGAGCCGTTTGATCTCGGCGACGGTGGCGGCGATATCTCGAGTATCGGAGGTGGTCATCGATTGGACCACCACCGGTGCATCCCCCCCGATCTTCACCGAGCCGACCGAGATTTGTCTCGTCTTCCTGCGGGTCACCTTCATCGTTTTTTCAAAACCGTAGGGGGCGCAATTGATTGCGCCCGGATTTGATTTCATGCAAGGGCGCGATGAATCGCGCCCCTACGATCATCCCTGCTTGATAAACAACCGCATAATATCGTTATAGAACGCGAACACCATGAGCGAGATGATAATGAAGAGTCCCACCTGTGAAGCGATCTCCCGCGTCTTCAGGCTCAGCGGATGGCCCATGATCCCTTCGATGATAAAGAAGAGAAGGTGGCCGCCGTCCAGAATGGGGATAGGAAAGAGGTTGATGATTCCCAAGTTGATGCTGAGAATGGCGATGAAGAGGACCACATTCAAGATCCCCTCATTCGCCTGCTGGCCCGCCATCTGGGCGATCAGGATCGGCCCGCCGATCGAATCGGACGAGATTCTCCCCTGAATGAGCCTAAAAATCCCGGTCACGTTCAAAGAGATCATCTCCCAGGTCCGCTTGGCCCCCATCATCGCCGCCGTCAGCGGATCATACTGCTTGATCGTGTGTGTTCCCTTCGGAAGAATGCCGATCAGCCAGAGCTGGTGGGAGTCTCCAAGGACATCCTGGGTCTCCTTCAACATCGGGGTGATCTTCAGATTCACTCTTTGTCCCTCCCGCTCGACGACAAACTGGAGCTCTTTTCCCCCGTTCATCTGCAGCGTCTCGCGGATCTCCTCCCATTGGTTGATCGGCTTCCCTTCAATCTCGACGATCCGATCCCCCGGCTGCATGCCGGCTTGCCCCGCGGCGGAGCTCGGCTGGACCTCGCCGACTTCAGAGGTCAACGAAGGAACCCCGGTCATGAAGACGCCGACAAAAATAAACAGCGCGAGGAGAAGATTAAAGAGAGGACCGGCCACAACAATGGCGATCTTCTTCTTCACACTTTGGGTCAAGAACGACCGGTCGCGCTCTTCCGGGCTGATCTCTTCCTTCGGATCGTCCCCCAGCAACCGGACGTACCCCCCCAATGGGATGATCGAGATGCAATATTCCGTCGGCCCCCATTTACGAGAGAAAAGTCTCGGCCCAAACCCCAACGAAAAGGTTTGCACCTGAACTCCGCAGAAACGGGCGACAATATAATGACCGAACTCATGAACAAAGACCAATACCCCCAACACAATGAGGAAGGTCACGATGGCCGATAAACTAAACATGCTCCTTCTCCTTCCGATCTGCCGCTGCGATTTTCATGCGCTGCATCTCTGAATTTGCCGGCGGGCCTCCAGCCGGGCCCCGCGGTCCGCTGAGATCACATCGTCCAGCGTACGAATCGCAGTGGGCAAATGGGCATCCATGGTGCGACGGATCACCTTGTGAATATCGAGAAAGCCGATCTTCTCCGATAAAAAGGCTTCGACCGCCTCTTCGTTGGCCGCATTGAGAACGGCCGGAACCGATCCCCCCGCCTTGAGCGCCTCATAGGCGCAGGAGAGGAGTGGAAACGCTTTCAGATTGGGCTTTTCGAAGGTGAGCTGCCCCACTTCTTCCAAGCTGAGCGAAGGGAGAGAAAGCGGCGCCCGCTCCGGATAATGAAGCGCATAAGAAATGGGGACCCTCATATCAGGGAGTCCCATTTGGGCAACGACCGATCGGTCCACAAATTCTACCATGGAATGGATAATGCTTTGATGGTGGATCACAACGTCAATTTTTTCAGGAGGCGCGTCGAAGAGCCACCGCGCTTCCATAATTTCAAACCCTTTGTTCATCAGGGTGGCGGAATCAATCGAGATCTTCGGACCCATCTTCCACGTCGGATGGGCCAACGCCTCTCTGGGAGAGACGGTCCGCTTCGCCTTGTTGGAAAAACGAAGAAGCGGCCCCCCCGATGCCGTCAGGATGATTCTTCGGACATCTTGGAGCCGCTCTGAAACCATCACTTGAAAGATCGCGGAATGCTCACTGTCGATCGGGAGGATCTGGACCCTTTTCTGCCGGGCCTCGCGCTGGATGATCTCCCCCGCCATGACCAACGTTTCCTTGTTGGCCAGCGCCACGCTCTTGCCGCTTTGAACTGCGGAGAAGGTCGGAAGGAGCCCCGCTCCTCCCACCATGCCCGAGACGACCAGATCGCTCTCGGCCATCCGGGCCACTTCCACCGTTCCGGCCTCCCCTGCCAATACCTCGACGCCGGCTCGCCGAAACTTCTTTCCAAGGGCAAGGGCGGCTTTTTCATCCGACAAAGAAACAACCTTCGGCTTAAACCGCCGGATTTGTTCTTCTAGCTTAACATTGTTGGATCGGGCCGTCAAACCAACGACCTGAAAGTGATCGGGAAAACGACGGATAACATCCAGCGTATTGGTGCCGATCGAACCGGTTGAGCCGAGGATCACGATTTTTTTCATCAGGTCTCTCTATTTAAACCTAGCTGCTGAACCTAGCTTCCTACCCCTTCACCCAAAAGAGGTAATAATAAAGGACCGGGGCGGCAAAGGCAACAGAATCCAGCTTATCGAAAAGACCGCCGTGGGCCGGAATCAAGGCACTGGAGTCTTTGACGCCGGCGCTTCGCTTCATCATCGATTCCGCCAGGTCCCCTAATTGGCCCATCCCGCCGACAAGAAGAGGAATCAAAATGAAATCAACCCCTTTAAAAATGGGAAGAAAGGTGAATTGGGCCGCGAGCGTTCCAAGAAAGCTTCCGAACAAACCGCCGATCGCCCCCTCGATCGTCTTGTTGGGACTCACTTCCGGATAGAGTTTATGCTTCCCCATCGACCTTCCGACGTAATAAGCGGCCGCGTCTCCCGCCCAGACAATCAGAAGAAGGAAGAGAATCAACGCGCTTCCCTGAGCCATCTGCCGAAGGAAGATGAGGTGGCTGAGAAAGCCGGAAATATAAACGATCCCCAGGAAGACGGCAGCGGAATGAGTCAGTGTCATCTTGATATCGCGAAAAGAAAAGAGGGTGACGATCAAAACGGCCATCAACGAAAGGGTGACGAGCGCCGGACCAGATCCCCCCCCCCAGAAGAGATCGGCCCGATAAAAACTCCAAGAGAAAAGAAAGCCGAGCCCTAAACCGGTGAAGATCGGAACCCTCTCCCGATCCTGAAAAACGAGAAGGTAGAATTCGTATTGCACCCGAAGAATGACCATAGCGGCAAAAAGGGAAAAAAGAAGCGGTGGGAGGTATCGAATAAGAAGATAAAGAATCGGGAGAAGCACGACGGCCGTCGCGAGACGGCTCGACTTAAAATTCACGCTCTTCTCCCCCCTGAAGGTCTTCCAACAATCGTTTCACGGAAGTACCCGGGGAACCTTCCTTTCGAGGGACGCCTGGATGAGAAACCTGTTCCGTCACCAAGCCGAATCGACGCTCTCTTCCCTGGTAATCGAGCAGGGCCAGGAGGAAGTCTTTCCGCCTGAAATCGGGCCAAAACGTTTTGGTGAAAAAAAGCTCGGTATAAGCAAGCTGCCATAGAAGAAAATTGCTGATCCGGATCTCGCCGCTGGTCCGGATCATGAGGTCGGGATCGGGAATCTCCTGCGTATAGAGATAACGGGAGAAGAGTGTTTCATCCAGATCTTTGATCGAGATTTTCTCTTCCTGAAACTCCTCCATCATCCGCCGGACCGCATCGACCATCTCCGCCCGGCCGCCATAGCTCAATGCCAGGATCAGCGTCATTCTTTTATTTTTTTCTGTTTTCTCTTCAACCGATCGGATCATCCGGAGCACGGAAGAGGGAAGACGTTCGATCTGTCCGATGGTTCGAAAGCGGATCTCGTTCTCCATCATCGTCTTCAACTCTTGCTTTAAGTATCTCTCCAAAAGCATCATCAGTTGGGATATTTCCGGAACCGGACGGTTCCAGTTTTCATTCGAGAAAGCAAAGAGGGTCAAGGCTTCTATTCCCAATTTCCGGGAGAACGTCACGATCTCTCGGACCGATTGGATTCCCCTTCGATGGCCGGCGATACGGGGAAGGTTTTTCTGGGCGGCCCACCGGCCGTTTCCATCCATAATGATCGCGACATGTTTTGGAAGATTTTGGGGATCGAGCATTGCGAAGAGCGCTTCTTCGCTCAATTTCTCCGAATCCTTCATCCGATCAGCCATCAATCAAACTTTCCTACAGACAAGGTGAGAAATTAATTCGGCTGCGCCTGTTGCCTTTGGAAGAGCTGGTATTGCAGATGTTCCAAGATTAAATCACTCTCTTCCGATTGGACCACCTGGACCGTCATCTCCGAGAGAGATTTCCCCGTTTGCGTATTCTGAATCTCAAGCTTCATCAGAAAACGGCCCTCTTCTTTGGAAGTGGTCAGTCGAATCAGGTAGAGCTTATTTCGCTTTAATGCATCACTCGCGTTCGTTTGCAGAGGGAGAAGATCGACTCGGAATCGTCCCGTCTCCGAGAGCGCGGAGACCAATTCGGTCGCCAAAAAATCGGGTCCGTCCGAAGAAAGGGAGGTTACACCGACCGGGATTCGGGCGGCGGAGAGGCGGACCAGGTCTCCCACACGAATCGGCTCGGTGATTGAGATCTTTCGGGCGCTCAGATGATCCCCCTCCACCTGATCGACCTCAATCATCCCAATCTCCTCTTCGAATCGGCCCAATTCAACCCCCGTCACCGGATGATAAAAAGACTCCTTTTCCCTGTAGACGGTTAAGAGGACTCCCTTGGTGACCCCTTTTTCTTTCCCCAGGTTAACGATCACAATTTCATTATCAACCGAGGTCACCGATCCATTCACCTTTGGGAAATAGGTCAAGACGGTCTTCGCGATGTCGTCGATATTTCCCTGGACAACACCAGGATCTATTGCGGCAGATCCATCACGGGAGGAAAAGAGGAAAAAAAACGAAATAAATAGGACAGGGAGAGAAAGGAATTTTATTCGTCTCAATTTTGTTACTCCGGTCTCCTTCTTTATCGGAGGATACAAGTTTTTGAGAATATGCTTCTGAACGGAAAAAGTCAAATGTTTTATGAGGATCGTGAGGATTTCACAACTTCCAATCGGGCTGTCAGGAGACCGCGTCAATCGATTCGAAACACCTTTCGCCTATCTTGTATTTCTTTCCTCTCTCTGGAGCTGGAGCTGCCTTTTCACGACGTAGTGGATAATATGTTCCCGGTCGGTCTCTTTGATTTTCCGGAACTCAATGGCAACCTCATATTCACCGGAAAGCTCTTCGTTATCGGAGCGAACGCACCGGACCACCTCTCCCATCAAGCTCATTTCACGGAATGGAAGAATCGGCAGAATAAATTCAAATTCGAGGATGCCTCTCGCTTTCACCTCCTTCGCAGTGGAAAATCTCATTCCGGTCGCGCTCAGATCGATGATCACCGCCTGATAGGGGAAAATCTCCGCATCTTTTTCTTTTGTCAGAGCTTTAAAAAGATAGTTCATTTTCCAATCGAGCCAGAGAATCAGCTCGATGATCTGCGGGTTCAATCCCTCCTCGGTTCCTCTCGTCTGCGTCAGATCAAAAGGAGGAAGGGAAGGAACATGATGGATCTTTTTTTTAGGGTTTCTTTTAGGGGCGGCCGGATCAACAATCCGATAGATGACGGGGCACTCCGCAGCGACACGGATATATCCTCTCCGGTTCGCGCCGCTTTGGGAAGCTTCATCGTTTTCTTTATCGTCGAATTCCATCAATTTGAGATCCCCCCCGCGCTCCGACCGCAGACAACGGCGGACTCTCAATTCGATTCCGTCCCTTCTTTTTGGCGGCATACAACGCCTGATCGGCCAATCGGAAAAGATCTTCCGGTGTTTTGATCAACGAGGCGGGACACTGAGCGATTCCCATGCTGATTGTAATGCGGACAGTTTGATCGCCGCACTGAAAGAGCGCGGTCCGGATGCGCTTCCGAATTCGTTGCGCCGCAATCATCGCTTCCTGAAGATTTGTCTTCGGCAGAACCACGACCAATTCATCTCCGCCGTAACGGGCGACGGTATCGACATCACGAACGCTCTTGATGATGAGCTGAGAGATTTCCCGGAGCACCTGGTCGCCGACCAGATGTCCGAAACCATCGTTGATCTCCTTGAAATTATCGACATCAATGAGGATGAGCGCCAGAGACGTCTCGTAACGCGCCGTTCTTTTAAACTCTCGATTGACCACATTCAAAAAGGCGCGCCGATTCAAGAGAGAGGTTAATTCATCTTTAGACGCCAACTCCTGCACTTCCTGATGAATCTCGGCATTTCGAATGGCCAATGAAATAGAGGTCGAGATCATGGCAAGAATTCTCGATTGATAATCGTTAAATACCTCCTTCGAAAATCGAATCAACCTCAAAATCCCGATCTTTTCCGTCGCGACCCGGAGGGGAACCAATATCTCAGCCCCCCCCTTGCGAACAATCGGTCCCGATGGAAGATCCCCCTTCTCAAGCAGCTGTTGCGCGCTTCGGATGGTGTCGGAGGAGACCCGCTCGAGAAAAGCAGCCGACTTTTGTTGATCGGTATAGATCTGCACTTTCTGCCCGTTTTTGAGAAAGAGACAAGCGATGTCATACGGAATAACTTTTCGCAAATTGACGGTCAGTGATTGTGCGACTTCCTCAATTTCGAGCGATTCGCTTAAGGTTTGATTCAAGGTATAAAGCCGTCCGAGATCGTCGCTCCACTTCTGGAGATGATTTCGATCCTCCTCCAACTGTTTGTATGCAGAATCAAGCCGATCGGAGAGTTGAAGGATGCGGGTCAGTTTTTGTCGATTCTTTAAACCTTGCCGAATCATCCTCTCCAGTCGATCGAGAGGGCAGGGTGTTTTCAACATGTCGAAAATCCCGGCTCGAAGAAGCGCAGCGGCCTTATTCCCATCCGAAACGACTTCGGAAAGGAGAACACAGGCGGTGGATTGCATCGAGCGGAGCTTTTTCAGGAAATCGAAAATAGACGCGTGAGAAAGACCCCCGTCTAAAACAATGACATCAACTTTTCCGATATCGATTGCCTTAAAGAAAGACCCGATCTTCGAAGCCGAAAGAGAAGAAACGCCAAAACCGCGGCTTTTTAAAAACGAAATCTCTCCGTCTATTTTATCGAGGTTCTGGTGAATCAGAAGAATATGAGCCGATTCTTTCATTATGAGCCTGCTCCGGGATAACAAATTCTCTCAAGATATATGCAATGACTATACCAAACTAGGCAAGAATGATTTCTTCTTCTCTCCGAGCACTTTTATCGCAGGAAAATATTTATCAGAAGGGATTCTTACTTTACCTGATTGATGGGACCGGTCCGAGTATAAATTTGCAGGAGCTGACGTTGGAGGGCTTGGAGCAATTCCAAGTTTCTATTTTCCCCTCCTAAATTTTCATCAGGAGGATTTTCTTTCATTTTCTGATGGACCATCTTCAACTCATCGAAAAGCTTTTTGTTTTCCTTGATTAACTTGATCCGTTCAACTGCATTTTTGACGGCGATATAAAGCTCCTCGATTCGGAAGGGCTTTGTTAAATAATCGTAGGCCCCCTCCCGGACCGCCTCGATGGCCGAGTCAAGGGAGGCATACCCCGTCATAAAGATGACGATCGTTTCGGGAGATCTCTCTCGAATCTGCCGGAGCAATTCGATGCCCCCCATCCCAGGCATCTTAAGGTCCGTTAGAACGAGGTCGAAATGTTCCGCGTCAAACATTTGACAGGCCTGACGGCCGTTTTTGGCGATTTTGACCTGAAAGCCGCGACTCGCCAAGGCAATCCTGAGGACCTCTTGCGGTCCATCTTCATCATCCACGACGAGGATTTGAATCGACTCTTGTCCCGGCATTTTTTCCCCTGTATTGCTTATCTTCTCCACCTAATATGGAGGTGCAAGATCTTCGCCTGGTTATCTTTCCTCGGATTGGGGAATTTCCTCTAATCTCTTTTTCGCTTCGGGAGAAATGGTCACACGGTCGCGAGAAGACAAACTTTCCTGTTCTTTTGAAATTGATTCAACTTCTTTCGAATTGAAAAGGTAAAAGTACGTTCTCAGAACATTATGGATTTGATGAACGGTCATTTCGATGAAGACCCCGGCGTAAGGGCACGCTATCTTTCAACAGAATGATTAAACCGCGATGCTTGTTCTAACTTTTTCGTCGACTAACAACACGGATGTAGGCGAGAGGAATCGGCAGGAGTTATCCTCCGGAATGCTGGTGATAGGCTTGAAACATTTTCTTTCCATCATTGTAATTCTTTTGCAGCGCTCCCATCTTCTCCTCGATCAACGATTGCATCTCTCCATTCATTTCGAGGCATTGACGAATCAGATCGGACCAGCGCACCCGCTCGGAGAGGTCGGTCATAAAGGTATCATCGAGCGCCATCAACTCTTTCAGCAGCTCTTCGCGGCGCTCCCCGATTTGAGCAATGCGGTCCCATTCATCGTTTCTAACGCTTTCTAACATCTGCTGTGTTAATACTCTGAACATCTCATACTCTTTGATGAGCTCCTCCGCACCCATGGCGCTAGACCTTTCCATAACTGCCTGTAACGGTCTGCTGCGGGTGAGGTTCAGGAGCGCTCTCCGCCACCGTTTGCTGAAGGTTGATCGCAGCCCACCCGCTTCTTAACTCGGTCAGTAGCTGTCCCACGTGGCTTAAATCCTCCGGATTGTTGTCGATACTGGCATTGAGCAACTCAACGGTCATGTGCGCGTATAAAAGCCCCAGGCTCGCCGCGATTTCCCCGCCCACTTCATAGTTCAAGCTGCTGGCCAGTTCCCCGATAATGGCAATCGCCTTGGAAACCGCCCGGCCTTTTTCTGAATAATTTTGATCGAGCAT contains:
- a CDS encoding isoprenyl transferase, which produces MADRMKDSEKLSEEALFAMLDPQNLPKHVAIIMDGNGRWAAQKNLPRIAGHRRGIQSVREIVTFSRKLGIEALTLFAFSNENWNRPVPEISQLMMLLERYLKQELKTMMENEIRFRTIGQIERLPSSVLRMIRSVEEKTEKNKRMTLILALSYGGRAEMVDAVRRMMEEFQEEKISIKDLDETLFSRYLYTQEIPDPDLMIRTSGEIRISNFLLWQLAYTELFFTKTFWPDFRRKDFLLALLDYQGRERRFGLVTEQVSHPGVPRKEGSPGTSVKRLLEDLQGGEEREF
- a CDS encoding phosphatidate cytidylyltransferase; this encodes MNFKSSRLATAVVLLPILYLLIRYLPPLLFSLFAAMVILRVQYEFYLLVFQDRERVPIFTGLGLGFLFSWSFYRADLFWGGGSGPALVTLSLMAVLIVTLFSFRDIKMTLTHSAAVFLGIVYISGFLSHLIFLRQMAQGSALILFLLLIVWAGDAAAYYVGRSMGKHKLYPEVSPNKTIEGAIGGLFGSFLGTLAAQFTFLPIFKGVDFILIPLLVGGMGQLGDLAESMMKRSAGVKDSSALIPAHGGLFDKLDSVAFAAPVLYYYLFWVKG
- the ispG gene encoding flavodoxin-dependent (E)-4-hydroxy-3-methylbut-2-enyl-diphosphate synthase, producing MKSNPGAINCAPYGFEKTMKVTRRKTRQISVGSVKIGGDAPVVVQSMTTSDTRDIAATVAEIKRLEEVGCEIVRVAVPEKESAEALPKIRAQIRIPLIADVHFDYHLAMAALEAGVDGLRLNPGNIGSRERVERVVKMAKDKGVPIRIGVNAGSLERELLEKYGYPTAEAMVESAMRHIEILESLGFYDTKVSLKASHVGLAVEAYRLFSKQSDYPLHLGITEAGTAATGAVKSSVGIGILLSEGIGDTIRISLAADSTEEVRVGYEILKSLNLRKRGVNIIACPTCGRLEIDVIKLAATLESKLGHITEPIDISVLGCVVNGIGEGKEADIGIAGGRGVGLLFRNGEIIRKVPSEQLESVLLFEVEQLVKERKALKEGKG
- the fliS gene encoding flagellar export chaperone FliS; protein product: MNLSPNYPMNAYVQASLQTAAPTADPHKLILMLFDGAIEAVHSANEYMLDQNYSEKGRAVSKAIAIIGELASSLNYEVGGEIAASLGLLYAHMTVELLNASIDNNPEDLSHVGQLLTELRSGWAAINLQQTVAESAPEPHPQQTVTGSYGKV
- the rseP gene encoding RIP metalloprotease RseP, producing the protein MFSLSAIVTFLIVLGVLVFVHEFGHYIVARFCGVQVQTFSLGFGPRLFSRKWGPTEYCISIIPLGGYVRLLGDDPKEEISPEERDRSFLTQSVKKKIAIVVAGPLFNLLLALFIFVGVFMTGVPSLTSEVGEVQPSSAAGQAGMQPGDRIVEIEGKPINQWEEIRETLQMNGGKELQFVVEREGQRVNLKITPMLKETQDVLGDSHQLWLIGILPKGTHTIKQYDPLTAAMMGAKRTWEMISLNVTGIFRLIQGRISSDSIGGPILIAQMAGQQANEGILNVVLFIAILSINLGIINLFPIPILDGGHLLFFIIEGIMGHPLSLKTREIASQVGLFIIISLMVFAFYNDIMRLFIKQG
- a CDS encoding flagellar protein FliT, whose translation is MFRVLTQQMLESVRNDEWDRIAQIGERREELLKELMALDDTFMTDLSERVRWSDLIRQCLEMNGEMQSLIEEKMGALQKNYNDGKKMFQAYHQHSGG
- a CDS encoding response regulator; amino-acid sequence: MPGQESIQILVVDDEDGPQEVLRIALASRGFQVKIAKNGRQACQMFDAEHFDLVLTDLKMPGMGGIELLRQIRERSPETIVIFMTGYASLDSAIEAVREGAYDYLTKPFRIEELYIAVKNAVERIKLIKENKKLFDELKMVHQKMKENPPDENLGGENRNLELLQALQRQLLQIYTRTGPINQVK
- a CDS encoding diguanylate cyclase, translating into MKESAHILLIHQNLDKIDGEISFLKSRGFGVSSLSASKIGSFFKAIDIGKVDVIVLDGGLSHASIFDFLKKLRSMQSTACVLLSEVVSDGNKAAALLRAGIFDMLKTPCPLDRLERMIRQGLKNRQKLTRILQLSDRLDSAYKQLEEDRNHLQKWSDDLGRLYTLNQTLSESLEIEEVAQSLTVNLRKVIPYDIACLFLKNGQKVQIYTDQQKSAAFLERVSSDTIRSAQQLLEKGDLPSGPIVRKGGAEILVPLRVATEKIGILRLIRFSKEVFNDYQSRILAMISTSISLAIRNAEIHQEVQELASKDELTSLLNRRAFLNVVNREFKRTARYETSLALILIDVDNFKEINDGFGHLVGDQVLREISQLIIKSVRDVDTVARYGGDELVVVLPKTNLQEAMIAAQRIRKRIRTALFQCGDQTVRITISMGIAQCPASLIKTPEDLFRLADQALYAAKKKGRNRIESPPLSAVGARGGSQIDGIRR
- a CDS encoding 1-deoxy-D-xylulose-5-phosphate reductoisomerase, with amino-acid sequence MKKIVILGSTGSIGTNTLDVIRRFPDHFQVVGLTARSNNVKLEEQIRRFKPKVVSLSDEKAALALGKKFRRAGVEVLAGEAGTVEVARMAESDLVVSGMVGGAGLLPTFSAVQSGKSVALANKETLVMAGEIIQREARQKRVQILPIDSEHSAIFQVMVSERLQDVRRIILTASGGPLLRFSNKAKRTVSPREALAHPTWKMGPKISIDSATLMNKGFEIMEARWLFDAPPEKIDVVIHHQSIIHSMVEFVDRSVVAQMGLPDMRVPISYALHYPERAPLSLPSLSLEEVGQLTFEKPNLKAFPLLSCAYEALKAGGSVPAVLNAANEEAVEAFLSEKIGFLDIHKVIRRTMDAHLPTAIRTLDDVISADRGARLEARRQIQRCSA
- a CDS encoding PilZ domain-containing protein, which codes for MEFDDKENDEASQSGANRRGYIRVAAECPVIYRIVDPAAPKRNPKKKIHHVPSLPPFDLTQTRGTEEGLNPQIIELILWLDWKMNYLFKALTKEKDAEIFPYQAVIIDLSATGMRFSTAKEVKARGILEFEFILPILPFREMSLMGEVVRCVRSDNEELSGEYEVAIEFRKIKETDREHIIHYVVKRQLQLQREERNTR